The sequence below is a genomic window from Uranotaenia lowii strain MFRU-FL chromosome 2, ASM2978415v1, whole genome shotgun sequence.
TTCGAATCAACGAAGCATGGAAGGTGCTGCAGGATCGGGAAAGTCGTCGGATTTATGATGCTGAACGGATGTTAGATTCCTGTCGGGAGGATTACTTCATAAATGAAACTCTTAAAAGAAGAGATTTTCAACTAGATGTCGTTGAGGATGCTCGCTGGTATGGATGTCGCTGTGGTGGCAGATATTTGCTGCCCGAAGAGTTAGCTCCAGCCGAAACGTGTTACATAGCTTGCGACGAATGTTCGTTGGTGGTTCAAGTTGATCCCTGATGAAAAtggataaaattataaaatcatttttatgaataaatatttctgtacaaaacaaaattttggaaaaaccgAAATTGCGTTCGTTCTATTTATTGCATTTCACATTTCACATAGAGGGCGAaccttttcgattttttgcacgggtcattttaaagtttttctgtTAATCTTATAGTTTAAAGTTTTCACAAGATTTAGTGACCGAATTTCTTCTGTGCTCAAACAAAATAACATTCATTAAAATTGCTGTGCAGTTAAAGTGCTAATTACACTCTTGGCTAATCAGTGCTATGGCATTTTAAACAAGCCAATTTCTGGATACACCGTAAAATTCAAAGGGGCTTATTCTGAGTGTCACGTGACGTGA
It includes:
- the LOC129744803 gene encoding dnaJ homolog subfamily C member 24-like, producing MSQAPESNSKQNCTEKNSHYETLNVAPDASQEQIRQAYQALALKYHPDKNPLESDQFFRINEAWKVLQDRESRRIYDAERMLDSCREDYFINETLKRRDFQLDVVEDARWYGCRCGGRYLLPEELAPAETCYIACDECSLVVQVDP